One Diospyros lotus cultivar Yz01 chromosome 1, ASM1463336v1, whole genome shotgun sequence genomic window carries:
- the LOC127788576 gene encoding methylcrotonoyl-CoA carboxylase beta chain, mitochondrial, translating into MNRVVARIAAKAAVSKSITRNQSPINALLFQARRPLCLGVLSDVVDRSSEFFARNSAVMESLVSDLQSHVRKVMAGGGADAVKRNKARNKLLPRERIDRLIDPGSSFVEFSQLAGHELYDEPLPSAGIVTGIGPVHGRLCMFVANDPTVKGGTYYPITVKKHLRAQEIAAQCKLPCIYLVDSGGAFLPKQADVFPDKENFGRIFYNQAVMSAEGIPQIALVLGSCTAGGAYIPAMADESVMVKGNGTIFLAGPPLVKAATGEEVSAEDLGGANVHCKMSGVSDHFAQDELHGLAIGRNIIKNLHRAGNQGMRDGLHNFISDYKEPLYDVKELRAIAPTDLKQSFDIRSVIARIVDGSEFDEFKKLYGTTLITGFGTILGQPVGILGNNGILFNESALKGAHFIELCTQRNIPLIFLQNITGFMVGSKSEANGIAKSGAKMVMAVACAKVPKVTVIIGGSFGAGNYAMCGRAYSPNFLFFWPNARISVMGGAQAAGVLAQIERGNKKKQGIQWTEEEEEDFKARVVDAYDREGSAYYSTARLWDDGIIDPADTRKIIGLCLSASMNRNPETTKFGVFRM; encoded by the exons ATGAACAGAGTGGTAGCGAGAATTGCAGCCAAAGCAGCCGTTTCCAAATCAATTACACGGAACCAAAGCCCAATCAACGCGCTTCTATTCCAGGCCAGGAGACCTCTCTGCCTGGGTGTCCTCTCCGATGTCGTCGACCGGAGCTCTGAATTTTTCGCTCGTAACTCCGCCGTCATGGAGAGCCTCGTATCCGACCTGCAATCCCACGTCCGCAAG GTTATGGCCGGAGGAGGCGCGGATGCGGTGAAGAGAAACAAGGCTAGGAATAAGCTTCTTCCCAGAGAGAGAATTGACCGTTTGATTGACCCTGGTTCTTCTTTTGTTGAGTTTTCTCAG CTTGCAGGGCATGAACTATATGATGAACCCTTGCCCTCTGCTGGGATCGTGACTGGAATTGGGCCAGTGCATGGGAGACTTTGTATGTTTGTGGCAAATGATCCCACTGTGAAGGGAGGAACTTATTATCCTATTACTGTAAAAAAGCATCTTAGGGCACAGGAGATTGCAGCTCAATGTAAACTACCATGTATATACCTTGTTGATAGTGGAGGTGCTTTTCTTCCAAAGCAGGCTGATGTATTTCCTGACAAGGAAAATTTTGGTCGAATTTTCTACAATCAAGCTGTTATGTCTGCTGAAGGTATTCCCCAAATTGCACTGGTATTGGGTTCTTGCACAGCAGGCGGTGCTTACATACCTGCAATGGCTGATGAGAGTGTAATGGTAAAAGGAAACGGTACCATATTTCTAGCTGGACCTCCACTTGTAAAG GCTGCTACTGGGGAGGAAGTTTCTGCAGAGGACTTGGGTGGTGCAAATGTGCATTGTAAGATGTCAGGTGTTTCTGATCATTTTGCTCAAG ATGAACTGCATGGACTTGCGATAGGGAGGAACATCATCAAGAATTTGCACAGGGCAGGAAATCAAGGGATGAGAGATGGAttgcataattttatttctgATTATAAAGAACCTCTATATGATGTAAAGGAACTTCGTGCTATTGCACCAACGGACCTGAAGCAGTCTTTTGACATACGATCAGTTATTGCTCGCATCGTTGATGGGAGTGAATTTGATGAATTCAAGAAACTGTATGGCACT ACTCTCATAACTGGCTTTGGTACAATTTTGGGGCAACCTGTTGGAATCCTTGGAAACAATGGAATACTATTTAATGAATCTGCTTTGAAAGGCGCCCACTTTATTGAATTATGTACTCAACGTAACATTCCTTTGATCTTCCTTCAGAATATCACAGGGTTTATG GTTGGCTCAAAATCTGAGGCAAATGGTATAGCAAAATCTGGAGCAAAAATGGTGATGGCAGTTGCGTGTGCAAAG GTCCCTAAAGTTACTGTTATTATCGGTGGGAGCTTTGGAGCTGGAAACTATGCTATGTGTGGGCGTGCATATAGCCCCAATTTTCTGTTCTTCTGGCCAAATGCCAGAATATCAGTAATGGGCGGTGCTCAG GCTGCTGGTGTGCTGGCTCAAATAGAAAGGGGCAACAAGAAGAAACAAGGAATCCAG TGgacggaggaggaggaggaggacttCAAGGCAAGAGTTGTCGATGCATATGATAGAGAAGGTAGTGCTTACTACTCCACAGCCAGACTCTGGGACGACGGCATAATTGATCCAGCCGATACAAGAAAAATCATAGGCCTGTGCTTATCTGCTTCCATGAACCGCAACCCGGAAACGACCAAGTTTGGTGTATTTAGAATGTAG
- the LOC127792498 gene encoding thioredoxin M3, chloroplastic-like, with translation MASSVVSRLSFSASPNPSLSSLPPCFHRLSFQRDRAIIAPNSRSSLRIFCIRETKAAVVTGKSWDKLILNSDTPVLVEFHASWCGPCRMVHRVIDELAVEYAGRLKCFVLHADNDKEVAENYDIKAVPVVLLFKNGERRKCVVGTMPKEFYVAAIERILAS, from the exons ATGGCTTCTTCTGTCGTTTCTCGTCTTTCCTTCTCCGCTTCCCCGAACCCTAGCCTCTCTTCCCTCCCTCCCTGCTTTCACCGACTCTCTTTCCAGCGCGACAGAGCAATTATCGCTCCAAACTCCCGTTCCAGTCTAAGAATCTTCTGCATCCGTGAAACCAAAg CTGCCGTTGTTACTGGGAAATCATGGGACAAACTGATTTTGAACAGTGATACTCCGGTCCTTGTAGAATTCCACGCGAGCTGGTGTGGGCCATGCAGGATGGTTCATCGGGTGATCGACGAGCTTGCGGTTGAGTATGCTGGGAGACTAAAGTGCTTCGTACTCCATGCGGACAATGATAAAGAAGTTGCAGAGAACTATGACATCAAGGCCGTGCCTGTAGTTTTGCTGTTTAAGAATGGAGAGAGACGCAAATGCGTGGTGGGTACCATGCCAAAGGAGTTCTATGTGGCTGCCATTGAAAGGATCCTAGCTTCATAG
- the LOC127792916 gene encoding subtilisin-like protease SBT3 — protein MDCNIGNLSCYLILSFSLLLVTSISSSAANDRRSYIIHMDEGAMPAPFSTPRGWHQSVLSSLSSTEDAPPIHLYSYSHVMDGFSAVLSESHLEQLEKMPGHVATYAETFGHLHTTHSSEFLGLKNQAGLWPEARFGEGVIVGIIDTGIWPESESFNEEGMPPVPARWRGTCETGTEFNSSHCNRKLIGARSFSKAFKEAGLNISKTYDYDSPRDFMGHGTHTSSIAAGSPVQCANYFRYAKGKAIGLAPKAHLAMYKVFHHNESDEAAAASDTLAGIDQAIDDGVDLISLSLGFPDSPFYKNPIALGAFAAMEKGIFVACSAGNSGQFKLFNEAPWITTVGAGTLDRNFAGFVTLGNGDFTITGRSLYPENQLVFKVPLYYGHGNRSKETCKYAALDAEDVAGKYIFCYFTNRTSVLYQQLRELNRSGAAGAILSSDFGLLIRSGDFNLPFVIVNHKDGKLVKDYIINNDNPIVSILFQKTLLGTKPAPQVTDFSSRGPSLVAPWVLKPDILAPGYDILAAWVPNKKGAFIRDNYLLTDYVLLSGTSMSSPHIAAVAALLKSVHADWSSAAIRSAMMTTADVLDNKDGVITDMATGAAATPLDFGAGHVNPNKAMDPGLVYDIEIQDYIDFLCAMKYTTKQIRIITRRSDFNCDNANLDLNYPSFAIILNITNAISTYTFRRVLTNAADSNSVYRVQVVVPSDMKIAVQPSEIYFPGKYSKVEFNLTVEIDLGHSSESDYNGTYGFLSWCEVNGTHVIRSPIVSYVLS, from the coding sequence ATGGACTGTAATATTGGCAACCTTTCTTGTTACCTCATCCTTTCCTTTTCGCTTCTTCTTGTAACTTCCATATCATCCTCAGCTGCAAATGATCGTCGAAGCTATATCATCCACATGGATGAGGGTGCTATGCCGGCTCCATTCTCCACGCCCCGGGGCTGGCACCAATCGGTTCTGTCATCGCTCTCATCGACAGAAGATGCTCCCCCGATCCATCTCTATTCTTATAGCCATGTGATGGATGGCTTCAGCGCGGTTCTTTCAGAGTCCCATCTAGAACAGCTCGAGAAAATGCCCGGCCATGTTGCCACTTATGCAGAGACATTCGGACATCTCCACACAACCCACAGCAGTGAGTTTCTTGGCTTGAAAAATCAGGCCGGGTTGTGGCCGGAGGCCAGATTTGGGGAGGGCGTGATTGTTGGTATCATTGACACCGGGATATGGCCTGAAAGTGAGAGTTTCAACGAGGAGGGGATGCCTCCCGTGCCAGCGCGATGGCGTGGTACCTGTGAAACCGGGACTGAGTTCAACTCTTCTCACTGTAACAGGAAACTTATTGGTGCCAGGTCTTTCAGCAAGGCTTTCAAGGAGGCCGGGCTGAACATATCAAAAACATACGACTATGATTCTCCGAGGGATTTCATGGGGCATGGGACACATACATCCTCTATAGCTGCCGGCAGCCCAGTGCAGTGTGCCAATTACTTCAGATATGCCAAGGGAAAGGCGATTGGCTTGGCTCCAAAAGCCCACCTAGCCATGTACAAAGTGTTCCACCATAATGAATCTGATGAAGCTGCAGCTGCAAGTGATACGCTGGCCGGGATAGATCAGGCTATAGATGATGGCGTAGATCTCATTTCTCTGTCATTAGGCTTCCCCGACAGTCCATTCTACAAAAACCCAATTGCACTTGGAGCTTTTGCTGCAATGGAGAAAGGGATCTTCGTGGCCTGTTCAGCCGGAAATAGTGGTCAGTTTAAGCTATTCAATGAAGCTCCTTGGATTACCACCGTTGGTGCTGGGACTCTTGACCGGAATTTCGCAGGTTTTGTAACCCTTGGCAATGGAGACTTCACAATCACTGGAAGGTCTCTTTACCCAGAAAACCAGTTAGTCTTCAAAGTCCCTTTATACTATGGACACGGAAACAGAAGCAAGGAGACCTGTAAATACGCTGCCTTAGACGCTGAAGATGTTGCGGGAAAGTACATCTTTTGCTACTTCACAAATAGAACATCAGTACTATATCAGCAACTGCGTGAACTTAACAGATCAGGAGCGGCTGGAGCTATCTTAAGCTCAGATTTTGGGCTGTTGATCCGTTCCGGAGACTTCAACTTACCATTTGTAATTGTGAACCATAAAGATGGAAAGCTGGTGAAGGATTACATAATCAACAATGACAATCCAATCGTGTCCATTTTGTTCCAGAAAACGCTACTGGGCACTAAGCCAGCTCCCCAGGTTACAGACTTCTCATCGAGGGGGCCAAGTCTAGTGGCTCCATGGGTACTGAAACCAGATATATTGGCTCCTGGTTATGACATCTTGGCCGCGTGGGTACCAAACAAGAAGGGGGCATTTATTCGTGACAATTACTTGCTCACAGATTATGTGCTTTTGTCAGGCACTTCCATGTCCTCTCCCCATATAGCGGCCGTAGCTGCACTGCTTAAATCAGTCCACGCTGACTGGAGCTCAGCTGCAATCCGATCAGCTATGATGACCACTGCTGATGTCCTTGACAACAAAGATGGTGTGATCACTGACATGGCCACTGGTGCTGCGGCTACCCCTCTAGATTTTGGGGCAGggcatgttaatcccaacaaaGCCATGGACCCTGGCCTTGTGTATGACATTGAGATCCAGGACTATATTGATTTCCTCTGCGCTATGAAGTATACAACAAAGCAGATCAGGATAATCACAAGGAGGTCAGATTTCAACTGTGACAATGCCAATCTCGATCTTAATTATCCTTCCTTTGCCATCATCTTGAACATCACCAATGCTATTAGTACTTACACATTTAGGAGGGTGCTGACAAATGCAGCAGATTCAAATTCTGTTTATAGAGTTCAGGTGGTGGTTCCATCTGATATGAAAATTGCTGTGCAGCCGTCGGAGATCTATTTTCCTGGAAAATACAGCAAGGTTGAGTTTAACTTGACAGTTGAGATTGATCTGGGACATAGTTCAGAGAGCGATTATAATGGGACATATGGGTTTTTGAGCTGGTGTGAGGTCAATGGGACGCATGTAATAAGAAGTCCAATAGTCTCTTATGTTCTTTCTTAA